The following proteins are co-located in the Microbacterium immunditiarum genome:
- the thrS gene encoding threonine--tRNA ligase, protein MTDVAIPSDVSYPADGFALFPDRSVIALRVNGELKDLATTVEESDAVEPVAIESPDGLDILRHSAAHVLAQAVQRINPQANLGIGPPIQDGFYYDFGVAEPFTPEDLKAVEKEMQRIIREGQRFVRRVVTDDEARTELVDEPFKLELIGLKGPSSSSGTELSKTEGASVEVGAGELTIYDNVDRDGQTVWKDLCRGPHLPNTRLIGNGWALQRVAGAYWRGSEKNPQLQRIYGTAWPSKDELRAYRARLEEAAKRDHRRLGKDLDLFSFPDEIGSGLSVWHPKGGIIRQEMEQHALQRHREGGYTYVYTPHITKKDLFIESNHLVTYKEGMFPPIHLDEERDESGEVTKPGVDYYLKPMNCPMHILIYRERARSYRDLPMRLYENGTVYRYELSGALHGLTRVRGFTQDDSHLFVTPEQLESEATRVLDFVLSMLRDFGLTEFELELSLRDDEKGKWIGDEEHWAMASDALRRVAEASGLKLTEVPGEAAFYGPKIDLKTKDAIGRTWQLSTVQIDFNLPERFHLEYTGPDGEKHRPVMIHRALFGSAERFFAILLEHYAGAFPVWLSPVQVVGIPVAEEYADYLADVVDQLKTQGVRAELDHSDDRMQKKIRNHTTQKVPIMLIAGEQDRAAGAVSFRFRDGSQLNGIPLDDAVRRIRAAIDTKALVNTAEDLP, encoded by the coding sequence TTGACTGACGTCGCCATCCCGTCGGACGTTTCCTACCCCGCCGACGGATTCGCCCTCTTCCCCGACCGCTCCGTCATCGCCCTGCGCGTGAACGGCGAGCTGAAAGACCTCGCCACGACGGTCGAGGAGTCGGATGCCGTCGAGCCGGTCGCCATAGAAAGCCCCGACGGCCTCGACATCCTGCGCCACTCCGCGGCACACGTGCTCGCGCAGGCCGTGCAGCGCATCAACCCGCAGGCGAACCTCGGAATCGGCCCGCCCATCCAAGACGGGTTCTACTACGACTTCGGGGTCGCCGAGCCGTTCACGCCGGAGGATCTCAAGGCCGTCGAGAAGGAGATGCAGCGCATCATCCGCGAGGGCCAGCGCTTCGTGCGTCGCGTCGTGACCGACGACGAGGCGCGCACCGAGCTCGTCGACGAGCCGTTCAAGCTCGAGCTCATCGGTCTGAAGGGCCCGTCGTCGAGCTCAGGGACCGAGTTGTCGAAGACCGAGGGCGCGTCGGTCGAGGTGGGCGCGGGCGAGCTGACGATCTACGACAACGTCGACCGCGATGGCCAGACCGTGTGGAAGGATCTGTGCCGCGGGCCGCATCTGCCGAACACGCGCCTCATCGGCAACGGCTGGGCACTCCAGCGCGTCGCCGGCGCGTACTGGCGGGGGAGTGAGAAGAACCCGCAGTTGCAACGCATCTACGGCACCGCGTGGCCGAGCAAGGACGAGCTGCGCGCGTACCGGGCGCGCCTCGAAGAGGCCGCGAAGCGCGATCACCGCCGCCTCGGCAAGGATCTCGACCTGTTCTCGTTTCCCGACGAGATCGGCTCGGGCCTGTCGGTGTGGCACCCCAAGGGCGGCATCATCCGCCAGGAGATGGAGCAGCACGCCCTCCAGCGCCACCGTGAGGGCGGCTACACCTACGTGTACACGCCGCACATCACCAAGAAGGACCTCTTCATCGAGTCCAACCACCTCGTCACCTACAAGGAGGGCATGTTCCCGCCCATCCACCTCGACGAGGAGCGCGACGAGAGCGGCGAGGTGACCAAGCCGGGCGTCGACTACTACCTCAAGCCGATGAACTGCCCGATGCACATCCTGATCTACCGGGAACGCGCCCGCAGTTACCGGGATCTGCCGATGCGACTGTACGAGAACGGCACCGTCTACCGGTACGAGCTCTCGGGCGCACTGCACGGGCTCACCCGCGTGCGTGGCTTCACCCAGGACGATTCGCACCTGTTCGTCACGCCCGAGCAGCTCGAGTCCGAGGCGACCCGCGTACTCGACTTCGTCCTGTCGATGCTGCGCGACTTCGGGCTCACTGAGTTCGAACTGGAGCTGTCGCTGCGCGACGACGAGAAGGGCAAGTGGATCGGCGACGAGGAGCACTGGGCGATGGCCAGTGACGCCCTGCGGCGCGTCGCCGAGGCATCCGGTCTCAAGCTCACCGAAGTCCCGGGCGAGGCAGCCTTCTACGGTCCGAAGATCGACCTCAAGACCAAGGACGCGATCGGCCGCACATGGCAGCTGTCGACCGTGCAGATCGACTTCAACCTGCCCGAGCGCTTCCACCTCGAGTACACCGGCCCCGACGGCGAGAAGCACCGTCCGGTCATGATCCACCGCGCGCTGTTCGGCTCGGCGGAGCGGTTCTTCGCGATCCTGCTCGAGCACTACGCGGGTGCGTTCCCCGTGTGGCTGTCGCCGGTGCAGGTCGTCGGCATCCCGGTGGCCGAGGAGTACGCCGACTACCTCGCCGACGTCGTCGACCAGCTGAAGACCCAGGGCGTGCGTGCCGAGCTCGACCACAGCGACGACCGCATGCAGAAGAAGATCCGCAACCACACGACGCAGAAGGTGCCGATCATGCTCATCGCGGGCGAGCAGGACCGCGCCGCGGGCGCCGTCTCGTTCCGCTTCCGCGACGGCTCGCAGCTCAACGGCATCCCGCTCGACGACGCCGTGCGCCGCATCCGCGCCGCGATCGACACGAAGGCGCTCGTGAACACCGCCGAGGATCTGCCGTGA
- a CDS encoding GMC oxidoreductase, with product MAAAIECVDAVVVGSGFGGSVCAFRLAEAGRSVVLLERGRAYAPGTFARTPYEMSRNFWEPKDELLGLFDIRSFRKLESIVSAGLGGGSLIYANVLLRKDERWFVHDSPLPGGGYENWPIGRADLDRHYDAVETMMTPTPNPYPDLPKAKALREAAEALGLEAFSPPLAISFAPRPGAPAGQKQIVEEAPYGNIHGVTRLTCRLCGECDLGCNEGSKNTLDHTYLSAAAHQGADIRTLSDVYGVVPLPSGGYEVRYRQYAADPDENGHYERTERVIRCSQLFLGAGTFGTTSLLLRNRVNLPAIGRAVGMRFSGNGDLLTFCVGGTTTRPGGQLRVIDPNRGPVITTSIRRPDGVDEEGAGRGYYVQEAGFPDFANWLIEAAQVTSSVKRAANVVSKIMALRLAKKNESTISAEIAKLIGEGRLTATSLPLLGMGRDTPDGRITLRDGELDVDWTTATSAAYFEAMRETMRDITEKLDGRFRDNPLWWTKRVVTVHPLGGSPMGRHVHEGVVDSWNESFGHPDLYVVDGAAVPGPVGPNPSLTIAAMADRAVERALEKPRPKRRRAARATAAAASETAPPAPAEGAGMEFTEQMKGYVTLGETDPVTGYRIGRQLTHRFMFQLTITAPDVETFANEPDHTATAEGFVRCDVLGGELPVKRGWANLFVAGDADGTREMQYRLWFNDLSGAPLTMYGFKTVRDDPGFDLWRDTSTLYVTLMQGHIPPGQTSEVIGAGVLRILPLDFARQITTFRGAGSGSVGSIARFGGFFMKSVVDAYLSPARRAPVDASPERHLDDPNADARTRHTEEVTA from the coding sequence ATGGCCGCTGCGATCGAGTGCGTCGATGCCGTCGTCGTGGGGTCGGGCTTCGGCGGCTCGGTCTGCGCGTTCCGTCTCGCCGAGGCCGGTCGTTCGGTCGTCCTTCTCGAGCGCGGCCGCGCGTATGCGCCCGGCACGTTCGCGCGGACGCCCTACGAGATGAGCCGCAACTTCTGGGAGCCGAAGGACGAGCTGCTCGGGCTCTTCGACATCCGGTCGTTCCGCAAGCTCGAGTCCATCGTGTCGGCGGGCCTCGGCGGCGGATCCCTCATCTACGCGAACGTGCTCCTGCGCAAGGACGAGCGCTGGTTCGTGCACGACTCGCCGCTGCCCGGCGGAGGCTACGAGAACTGGCCGATCGGGCGCGCCGACCTCGATCGGCATTACGACGCCGTCGAGACGATGATGACCCCGACCCCGAACCCGTACCCCGACCTTCCGAAGGCGAAGGCGCTCCGCGAGGCCGCCGAGGCGCTCGGCCTCGAGGCGTTCTCTCCGCCGCTGGCGATCTCGTTCGCGCCGCGTCCGGGCGCTCCGGCGGGTCAGAAGCAGATCGTCGAAGAGGCTCCGTACGGCAACATCCACGGCGTCACCCGCCTCACGTGCCGCCTGTGCGGAGAATGCGACCTCGGGTGCAACGAGGGCTCCAAGAACACGCTCGACCACACGTACCTCTCCGCTGCGGCGCACCAGGGCGCCGACATCCGCACCCTCTCCGACGTCTACGGCGTCGTGCCCCTCCCCTCCGGCGGCTACGAGGTGCGCTATCGGCAGTACGCCGCAGATCCCGACGAGAACGGCCACTACGAACGCACCGAGCGCGTGATCCGGTGCAGCCAGCTGTTCCTCGGCGCCGGCACGTTCGGAACGACCTCGCTCCTGCTGCGCAACCGTGTCAATCTGCCCGCGATCGGCCGCGCGGTCGGCATGCGGTTCAGCGGCAACGGCGACCTGCTCACGTTCTGCGTCGGCGGAACGACGACGCGGCCCGGCGGACAGCTGCGCGTCATCGACCCGAACCGCGGGCCGGTCATCACGACCTCGATCCGCCGACCCGACGGCGTCGACGAGGAGGGCGCCGGCCGTGGCTACTACGTGCAGGAGGCGGGCTTCCCGGACTTCGCGAACTGGCTCATCGAGGCAGCGCAGGTGACTTCGTCGGTCAAGCGCGCCGCGAACGTCGTGTCGAAGATCATGGCGCTGCGCCTGGCGAAGAAGAACGAGTCGACGATCTCCGCCGAGATCGCCAAGCTCATCGGCGAAGGGCGCCTCACGGCGACGTCGCTCCCCCTGCTCGGGATGGGCCGCGACACGCCCGACGGCCGCATCACGCTGCGCGACGGCGAGCTCGACGTCGACTGGACCACCGCGACCAGCGCGGCCTACTTCGAGGCGATGCGCGAGACCATGCGCGACATCACGGAGAAGCTCGACGGGCGCTTCCGCGACAATCCGCTGTGGTGGACGAAGCGCGTCGTGACGGTGCATCCGCTCGGCGGATCGCCGATGGGACGGCACGTGCACGAGGGCGTCGTCGACAGCTGGAACGAGTCGTTCGGGCATCCGGACCTCTACGTCGTCGACGGCGCGGCCGTGCCCGGGCCGGTCGGACCCAACCCCTCCCTCACCATCGCGGCGATGGCCGACCGGGCAGTCGAACGCGCGCTCGAGAAGCCGCGGCCGAAGCGCCGCCGCGCGGCGCGCGCGACGGCAGCCGCGGCATCCGAGACCGCCCCTCCCGCACCCGCGGAGGGCGCGGGCATGGAGTTCACCGAGCAGATGAAGGGGTACGTGACGCTGGGCGAGACCGACCCCGTCACCGGATACAGGATCGGACGGCAGCTCACGCATCGATTCATGTTCCAGCTCACGATCACGGCGCCCGATGTCGAGACGTTCGCGAACGAGCCCGACCACACGGCCACCGCTGAGGGCTTCGTGCGGTGCGACGTGCTCGGCGGCGAGCTCCCGGTGAAGCGCGGGTGGGCGAACCTCTTCGTCGCGGGCGACGCCGACGGCACGCGTGAGATGCAGTACCGGCTGTGGTTCAACGACCTGTCGGGTGCGCCGCTCACGATGTACGGGTTCAAGACCGTTCGCGACGACCCCGGCTTCGACCTTTGGCGCGACACGTCGACGCTCTACGTCACGCTCATGCAGGGTCACATCCCGCCCGGGCAGACCAGCGAGGTGATCGGCGCGGGCGTGCTGCGCATCCTGCCGCTCGACTTCGCACGGCAGATCACGACGTTCCGCGGGGCGGGCTCGGGCTCGGTCGGGTCCATCGCGCGGTTCGGCGGCTTCTTCATGAAGTCCGTGGTCGACGCGTACCTGTCGCCCGCACGCCGCGCGCCCGTCGACGCGTCGCCCGAGCGGCACCTCGACGACCCGAACGCGGACGCCCGCACGCGACACACCGAGGAGGTGACCGCGTGA
- a CDS encoding peroxidase family protein: MSEPSFFDRALGRFYARVNRKTPWHRLPFLLGLFNLIALRDQLREENLHDTRTPADPRLAPGVTLQTVPEAERRFRSADGSFNDLSDPDMGKAGTRFARNIPLDKAWPEEGDALMSPSPRLVSQRLMRRERFTPATSLNLVAASWIQFQTHDWFAHTRENDKHLEVPVEDEDTWFERPMRIPRTKADDTRVEADAKLPPTYINSQSHWWDASAIYGSSKERRDQVRSGVDGKLVLKDGHLPLDPATGVALTGFSENWWAGLGMLHTLFTLEHNAVCDELKKNYPDMTEDELFGTSHLVVSALIAKIHTVEWTPAIISHPVLKVAMRANWWGLAGERIHRRFGRISKSEVISGIPGSGADHHGAPYQLTEEFAAVYRLHPLLPDRLDVRAIADDSLLDTMEFQEIILLNAHRVLTEGVRTDDLWYSFGIQHPGAVQLHNFPSWMQDITLPDGVRLDLAALDIARDRERGVPRYNEFRRLLHLKAPETFEELTDDPQWAQELRELYDGDIERVDLQVGMHAETPPKGFGFSDTAFRVFILMASRRLKSDRFITDCFTEEYYTKAGLKWIADNTMKTVLLRHYPSLAPALDGVENAFAPWKAVPAAAAGGRAGESRAARDGESTPSVAA, encoded by the coding sequence TTGAGCGAACCGTCATTCTTCGACCGCGCGCTCGGGAGGTTCTACGCGCGGGTCAACCGCAAGACGCCGTGGCATCGGCTCCCGTTCCTGCTGGGGCTGTTCAACCTCATCGCCCTGCGCGATCAGCTTCGCGAGGAGAACCTCCACGACACGCGCACTCCCGCCGATCCGAGGCTCGCCCCGGGCGTCACGCTCCAGACCGTGCCCGAGGCCGAGCGGCGGTTCCGCTCGGCGGACGGCTCGTTCAACGATCTGTCCGACCCCGACATGGGCAAGGCCGGCACGCGCTTCGCGCGGAACATCCCGCTCGACAAGGCGTGGCCCGAGGAGGGGGACGCCCTCATGTCGCCGAGCCCGAGGCTCGTGAGCCAGAGACTCATGCGGCGAGAGCGGTTCACGCCTGCGACCTCGCTCAACCTCGTGGCCGCGTCGTGGATCCAGTTCCAGACGCACGACTGGTTCGCGCACACGCGTGAAAACGACAAGCACCTCGAGGTCCCGGTCGAGGACGAGGACACGTGGTTCGAGCGGCCCATGCGCATCCCGCGCACGAAGGCCGACGACACGCGCGTCGAGGCCGACGCGAAGCTGCCGCCGACGTACATCAACAGCCAGTCGCACTGGTGGGACGCGTCGGCGATCTACGGCAGCTCGAAGGAGCGCCGCGACCAGGTGCGCAGCGGCGTCGACGGCAAGCTCGTGCTCAAGGACGGGCACCTTCCGCTCGACCCCGCGACCGGCGTCGCCCTCACGGGGTTCAGCGAGAACTGGTGGGCGGGGCTCGGCATGCTCCACACGCTGTTCACGCTCGAGCACAACGCCGTGTGCGACGAGCTCAAGAAGAACTACCCCGACATGACCGAGGACGAGCTGTTCGGCACCTCGCACCTCGTCGTGTCGGCGCTCATCGCGAAGATCCACACGGTCGAGTGGACTCCCGCGATCATCTCGCACCCCGTCCTGAAGGTCGCCATGCGCGCGAACTGGTGGGGCCTCGCAGGCGAGCGCATCCACCGCCGGTTCGGCCGTATCAGCAAGAGCGAGGTCATCAGCGGGATCCCGGGGTCGGGGGCCGACCATCACGGCGCGCCGTACCAGCTCACGGAGGAGTTCGCGGCGGTGTACCGCCTGCATCCGCTGCTGCCCGACCGCCTCGACGTGCGGGCGATCGCCGACGACAGCCTGCTCGACACGATGGAATTCCAGGAGATCATCCTCCTGAACGCGCACCGCGTCCTCACCGAGGGCGTGCGCACCGACGACCTGTGGTACTCATTCGGCATCCAGCATCCGGGGGCCGTGCAGCTGCACAACTTCCCGAGCTGGATGCAGGACATCACGCTGCCCGACGGCGTGCGCCTCGACCTCGCCGCACTCGACATCGCGCGCGACCGCGAGCGGGGTGTGCCTCGCTACAACGAGTTCCGGCGACTGCTGCACCTCAAGGCGCCCGAGACCTTCGAGGAGCTCACCGACGACCCGCAGTGGGCGCAGGAGCTGCGCGAGCTGTACGACGGAGACATCGAGCGCGTCGACCTGCAGGTCGGCATGCACGCCGAGACGCCCCCGAAGGGGTTCGGTTTCAGCGACACCGCCTTCCGCGTGTTCATCCTCATGGCGAGCCGCCGACTCAAGAGCGACCGGTTCATCACCGACTGCTTCACCGAGGAGTACTACACGAAGGCGGGCCTGAAGTGGATCGCCGACAACACGATGAAGACGGTCCTGCTGAGGCACTACCCGAGCCTCGCTCCCGCCCTCGACGGTGTCGAGAACGCGTTCGCGCCGTGGAAGGCGGTGCCGGCCGCTGCGGCGGGCGGCCGAGCCGGTGAATCGCGAGCAGCACGAGACGGGGAGTCGACACCATCCGTCGCCGCGTGA
- a CDS encoding alpha/beta hydrolase → MPKLFRLASVMMSGLRQPVDRTPAEVGLDFEDVTFPSTDGVTLRGWFIPAGPDSGPTVVWVHGWPWNRLGNVGGRVPWPDRSVDHLPATRALHDAGFHVLMFDLASHGESGERLPLTYGMREKRDYVGAVRYLRTRADVDSDRIGAIGMSAGGSTVLYGTAECQPIRALVAIQPTKVSIFSRNMARSEAGPFGPAFARMLDVVYWFRRAPLPSSHDPSVPAAGLGDTVVQYVQGTGDQWGEMSDVEHMSAVTPNSAGVIAYPSDERYGGYQYINTNTKDLVDFFTKHL, encoded by the coding sequence ATGCCCAAGCTGTTCCGGCTCGCGAGCGTCATGATGTCGGGGCTGCGTCAGCCGGTCGACCGGACCCCTGCCGAGGTGGGCCTCGACTTCGAGGATGTGACCTTCCCGTCGACGGACGGCGTGACACTGCGCGGGTGGTTCATCCCGGCCGGGCCGGACAGTGGACCGACGGTCGTGTGGGTGCACGGCTGGCCGTGGAACCGGCTCGGCAACGTCGGAGGTCGCGTCCCGTGGCCGGACCGAAGCGTCGATCACCTGCCGGCGACGAGGGCGCTGCACGACGCGGGATTCCACGTGCTCATGTTCGACCTCGCGAGTCACGGCGAGAGCGGCGAGCGGCTGCCGCTGACCTACGGCATGCGAGAGAAGCGCGACTACGTCGGCGCCGTGCGCTACCTGCGCACACGTGCGGATGTCGACTCCGACCGCATCGGCGCGATCGGCATGTCGGCGGGAGGAAGCACCGTGCTCTACGGCACGGCCGAGTGTCAGCCCATCCGCGCGCTCGTCGCAATCCAGCCCACGAAAGTGTCCATCTTCAGCCGCAACATGGCGCGCAGCGAGGCAGGGCCGTTCGGGCCGGCGTTCGCGCGCATGCTCGACGTCGTCTACTGGTTCCGTCGCGCCCCGCTGCCCAGCAGCCACGACCCGTCCGTGCCCGCCGCGGGGCTCGGCGACACCGTCGTGCAGTACGTGCAGGGCACCGGCGACCAGTGGGGCGAGATGTCCGACGTCGAGCACATGTCGGCTGTGACCCCGAACTCGGCCGGAGTCATCGCGTACCCGTCCGACGAGCGGTACGGCGGCTACCAGTACATCAACACGAACACGAAGGACCTGGTCGACTTCTTCACGAAGCACCTGTGA
- a CDS encoding alpha/beta hydrolase: protein MTQTDDGAITTAHRPRRPLRCGDPEIHEFTTEDGVGLRLTRFNGGPKGPVILSPGFGTSALAFTIDTTDTNFPEYLYEHEYDVWVLDYRASPALPSASTQFTLDDIARYDYPAAVATVREATGADDVQIVAHCVGSLTMLMALSNGLEGVRSAVASQLTLHPRAGTLNELRAGIYAGDLIKALGVDTLTTEPDDTPSFFERLYDKALAIYPAGDEPCERPFCRRVMFMYGEVYEHDNLNEATHDHIEEAFGVANMTTLRHITRILRANHAVSMDGEHDYLDGAHDMRVPIAFLHGEENRLFLPEGSALTYEWLREQNGPELYSRHVVPGYAHMDCFIGKDAARDVYPLVTEQLDRYN from the coding sequence ATGACGCAGACCGATGATGGCGCGATCACGACGGCGCACCGGCCGCGGCGGCCGCTGCGCTGCGGCGATCCCGAGATCCACGAGTTCACCACCGAGGACGGGGTCGGCCTCCGCCTCACGCGCTTCAACGGCGGCCCGAAGGGCCCGGTGATCCTCTCCCCCGGCTTCGGCACGTCGGCGCTCGCGTTCACGATCGACACGACCGACACGAACTTCCCCGAGTACCTCTACGAGCACGAGTACGACGTGTGGGTGCTCGACTACCGGGCCAGTCCCGCTCTCCCATCGGCGTCGACGCAGTTCACGCTCGACGACATCGCACGGTACGACTACCCCGCCGCGGTCGCGACCGTGCGGGAGGCGACGGGCGCCGACGATGTGCAGATCGTGGCGCACTGCGTCGGGTCGCTCACGATGCTCATGGCGCTGAGCAACGGGCTGGAGGGCGTCCGGTCGGCGGTCGCGTCGCAGCTGACGCTGCATCCGCGTGCGGGCACGCTCAACGAGCTGCGCGCCGGCATCTACGCCGGCGACCTCATCAAGGCCCTCGGCGTCGACACGCTCACGACCGAGCCCGACGACACCCCGTCATTCTTCGAGCGCCTGTACGACAAGGCTCTCGCGATCTACCCGGCCGGCGACGAGCCGTGCGAGCGCCCGTTCTGCCGGCGCGTGATGTTCATGTACGGCGAGGTGTACGAGCACGACAACCTCAACGAGGCGACGCACGACCACATCGAGGAGGCCTTCGGCGTCGCCAACATGACGACGCTGCGGCACATCACGCGCATCCTCCGCGCGAACCACGCCGTGAGCATGGACGGCGAGCACGACTACCTCGACGGCGCGCACGACATGCGCGTCCCGATCGCGTTCCTCCACGGCGAGGAGAACCGGCTCTTCCTGCCCGAGGGCAGCGCGCTCACGTACGAGTGGCTGCGCGAGCAGAACGGGCCCGAGCTGTACTCGCGCCACGTCGTGCCCGGCTACGCCCACATGGACTGCTTCATCGGCAAGGACGCCGCACGCGACGTCTATCCGCTGGTGACCGAGCAGCTAGACCGCTACAACTGA
- a CDS encoding cytochrome P450, whose amino-acid sequence MRRENPLPPGRFGLPWVGESLAIVRSNHGFYTDRFAKYGPVFKTRLFGINFVVFSGHEAFHTFATDPRIERGGADPISVEQLFLNSLALLDGSDHRLRKAVMLRAVGYRSAIEAYLPRMQALMQSMIDGWVDRGTETVLPELQMFAARLSGALYTGDESEEAAEELNRVVADMRGGFQTIPFPIPGTPYARAIRARNRLIQIVDDALARHQTSDNYDDIVSRMLHAASESGVDAEELKGDIRHLVFASQGGYFVPLTLLTMALGQHPEIVEKARAEIDRIAPSGQLTMDQIEELEYLEQITKEVRRYFAMNSATFFGRVKKSMEVAGHRIPAGWGAIGAIHINMRNEDVFEDPERFDPDRFEADAEAALPQGSYVPHGGGLATHHRCPGENIVTVAMKMYLVLLLRRATWTLPPQDLELTNELFPLPESGLVVTFHAHAPVTATA is encoded by the coding sequence ATGAGGCGAGAGAACCCGCTGCCGCCCGGACGGTTCGGCTTGCCCTGGGTGGGGGAGTCGCTCGCGATCGTGCGCAGCAACCACGGCTTCTACACCGATCGGTTCGCCAAGTACGGACCCGTGTTCAAGACACGGCTGTTCGGCATCAACTTCGTCGTGTTCTCAGGCCACGAGGCGTTCCACACGTTCGCGACCGACCCGCGAATCGAGCGCGGGGGAGCCGATCCGATCTCGGTGGAGCAGCTGTTCCTGAACTCGCTCGCGCTTCTCGACGGCTCCGACCACCGCCTCCGCAAAGCGGTCATGCTCCGCGCGGTCGGATACCGGTCGGCGATCGAGGCGTACCTGCCCCGTATGCAGGCGCTCATGCAATCGATGATCGACGGATGGGTGGACCGGGGGACCGAGACCGTGCTGCCCGAGCTGCAGATGTTCGCCGCCCGCCTGTCCGGCGCGCTGTACACGGGCGACGAGAGCGAGGAGGCGGCCGAGGAGCTCAACCGGGTCGTGGCCGACATGCGGGGCGGTTTCCAGACCATCCCGTTCCCGATCCCGGGCACGCCGTACGCGCGCGCGATCCGGGCGCGCAACCGGCTCATCCAGATCGTCGACGATGCCCTCGCGCGCCACCAGACGTCCGACAACTACGACGACATCGTCTCGCGCATGCTCCACGCGGCGTCGGAGTCGGGAGTCGACGCGGAGGAGCTCAAAGGCGACATCCGGCATCTCGTCTTCGCGAGCCAGGGCGGCTACTTCGTGCCGCTGACCCTGCTCACGATGGCGCTCGGCCAGCATCCGGAGATCGTCGAGAAGGCGCGGGCCGAGATCGATCGGATCGCTCCATCGGGGCAGCTCACGATGGACCAGATCGAGGAGCTGGAGTACCTGGAGCAGATCACGAAGGAAGTGCGCCGCTACTTCGCGATGAACTCGGCGACGTTCTTCGGGCGCGTCAAGAAGTCCATGGAGGTCGCCGGCCACCGCATCCCCGCGGGGTGGGGCGCGATCGGCGCGATCCACATCAACATGCGCAACGAGGACGTCTTCGAGGATCCCGAGCGGTTCGACCCCGATCGCTTCGAGGCGGATGCCGAGGCGGCGCTTCCGCAGGGAAGCTACGTGCCGCACGGCGGAGGCCTCGCGACGCACCACCGCTGCCCGGGCGAGAACATCGTCACGGTCGCGATGAAGATGTACCTCGTGCTGCTGCTGCGCCGCGCCACGTGGACGCTTCCGCCGCAGGATCTCGAGCTCACGAACGAGCTGTTCCCGCTGCCCGAGAGCGGACTCGTCGTGACCTTCCACGCGCACGCGCCCGTGACCGCGACGGCCTGA
- a CDS encoding alpha/beta fold hydrolase, whose protein sequence is MTAPTTVTPAVRYRNEVHFFTADDGTPLTLIHVRGESEPAKGPVLLVHGAGMRAEMFRPPGVRSIVDELVAAGWDVWMLNWRGSLDLDPLPWTLDDVAGHDIPSAVREVVARTGAGSVKIVAHCQGAAASSMAAVAGLIPEVDVVVASGASLHPVLPRATKAKLHVLRRVLHHRSPYIDVAWGDGPERGVALLTRNAVRLWHTECRNPGCNMASFALGSGHPALWKHENLTDATHDWLRTEFGKIPFSFYAQLAASDRAGQFVAVHPANGLPRRFADAPPKTDARFALFAGAESRAFLPEAQKATFDHLERHHPGRNALHVIPGYRYTDLFIGKRAHVDVFPLMLAELER, encoded by the coding sequence GTGACCGCGCCGACGACCGTGACGCCGGCGGTGCGCTACCGCAACGAAGTCCATTTCTTCACCGCGGATGACGGCACGCCGCTCACCCTGATCCACGTGCGCGGCGAGAGCGAGCCGGCCAAGGGGCCGGTGCTTCTCGTCCACGGTGCCGGCATGCGCGCCGAGATGTTCCGACCACCCGGCGTACGCTCGATCGTGGACGAGCTCGTGGCGGCCGGGTGGGACGTGTGGATGCTCAACTGGCGCGGCTCGCTCGACCTCGACCCTCTCCCGTGGACGCTCGACGACGTCGCCGGCCACGACATCCCGTCGGCCGTCCGCGAAGTGGTCGCCCGCACGGGCGCCGGCTCGGTGAAGATCGTGGCGCACTGCCAGGGCGCCGCGGCGTCGAGCATGGCCGCCGTGGCGGGGCTCATCCCCGAGGTCGATGTCGTGGTCGCGAGCGGGGCGTCGCTGCACCCGGTCCTCCCCCGCGCCACGAAGGCGAAGCTGCACGTGCTGCGGCGCGTGCTGCACCACCGCTCGCCCTACATCGACGTCGCGTGGGGCGACGGTCCCGAGCGCGGAGTCGCCCTCCTCACGCGCAACGCGGTGCGGCTGTGGCACACGGAGTGCCGCAACCCCGGGTGCAACATGGCGAGTTTCGCGCTGGGGTCGGGGCATCCGGCCCTGTGGAAGCACGAGAATCTGACGGATGCCACGCACGACTGGCTGCGCACCGAGTTCGGCAAGATCCCCTTCAGCTTCTACGCCCAGCTCGCGGCGTCGGATCGCGCGGGCCAGTTCGTCGCGGTGCATCCGGCGAACGGGCTCCCCCGGCGCTTCGCCGACGCGCCGCCGAAGACCGACGCGCGCTTCGCGCTGTTCGCGGGCGCGGAGAGTCGCGCGTTCCTGCCGGAAGCGCAGAAGGCGACGTTCGACCACCTCGAGCGCCACCATCCCGGGCGCAACGCGCTGCACGTGATCCCGGGCTACCGCTACACCGACCTGTTCATCGGCAAGCGCGCGCACGTCGACGTCTTCCCGCTCATGCTCGCCGAGCTCGAACGCTGA